agaaaaaaggcAGGAATGTTACACTCACTGAACTCCCTCCACATGGAAGGAATAAACTCAAGTAGGATTTAGAAGCAACATCTTCCATGACTataaaaattttcagttattttccatAGAGGGAGTATTAGCTATCTGAGAGAAAAGTGCAAAAGCATAAATTAAGGGTTCAAAAGTAAGGGACGTCTGTTTCCAGTTAGAGAACATATTATAAAGTTGGATGTGAGGGTAACCAGCTCTGACAGTACAGTTATTGTGTTGATCTGGTTGGCTAGGTGGGCAATCTTTTCTCAGAGTTCTCTGCTGCATCCTTGCTACTCCAGGGATGGTCCATGGACCAAAAGCTTCAGCATCACCAGGGAGCTggatagaaatgcagaatctcaggccccacccatgACCTACTGACTCAATCTGCATTTTTTCAGAAGCAGCCAGTTGATTTGTACTTGTTTTGTAAATGATTTAAAGTTCAACTTTGTTGTGGAACGTCCATAGCCTTCATTTATAAATTCATTAAACCAACTCTAGATTTCCCCCTACGTAAATGGCTTCACTGGAAATCATTATGCTCTTAGGAAACCAGTGACTAGGTATGCTTGTACCAGTACTTTGTTCCTAGGTGTAAGATGTACTTTACTAAGCTCAGTGCTTGAGGAAGTTGAGTTTGTCAAAAGGTAGGTTGCAGGAGCTAATTTGGGACTTTAACCCTGAATTGTGAAAAAAGTAATATGATGAGGCTTAAGGGGTAAAATTATTAGCCACCTTGAATGGTTTTAACAGGAGGTAGAACTTTATGAATATACTAGTAACACATGCCGGTGACTTTTTGTTCAACTGCTTTGTTTTTGACTTTAGAATAAAATTTGTAGTTTAGGTAttgtgcctgtgtctttttgttttacagTACATTGAAGATTAGGtaatattttgagttttaaagCCTCGAGAGCTGAACTACGGTTGTGATTAGTGAGTTCTTAAAAACTTAAGACGACTGACATGATTCTGTGATTTAAAGCTGTAAGTTATAATTGTATTATACAACTGGTATGCCATATATTGACACAAATAAGGAGTAAAATTAAAGTTGTTTATGGCTTCAGAGAAATGTGACTTGAAACAAATTCTTTCATTTCATAATTAGCATATGGGATAGCAAGTTTAGCTGTGTTAAGTTCAAATCACTGTGTTAGACATTGCATGTAATAGGAAGATGTAGAAAATACCTACTGATGGTGTAAGCCTCTACTGGGTTTATAGTTCAGTTGACAAATAAGGCACATAACTATTGTATAATCTAACAGTAAGCTGCCATTAGCAACTAATTTGGTCCAGCCATGGAGTTTATTTCTTAGAagtggtttcctcatttgtaaaatgaggaaatttgaATTGGATCTCTAAAATGTCTTTCCGTATTAATGACAATGTTAATGTATTCAATTATATGATGATGGATTTTTATCCGTGGGGAACAATCATTCTTCTTAAGCTAAGATTTAGAAACTAACCTTATTTTTTCCCAAAGGTGTTGAAATAGCTCAAATCTTGCACTAGTAGTGCTTTTCACTGACCATTTCTTTTAGTGCATATCTATCAGTTTTTAACCTTACAAATCATTATAGAAATACATATTCTGCTAATCTTTTTATTCAAGAGGAGCTACCCTCTCATATTCCCACATCTTAATAAGTAGGGAAATTGTTCTCTCTCGTACAAATTGTTCTCTGAAAAAGAtctctttattttcccaaatggctctcttaaaaaggaaatttaatcaTTCTACTTTGTTCTGATAGATAATGCTACTGAACGGCAACTTGAGAAATTAACCCTTTGGGTGAGAATGATTTAGTccaaccttttctctttttctctttttaaaacatctttgatTTTGCTTTAGTAAAAAACGTTCCCAAGATAGTAACTTTGAAGGCTTTACAAATTACATTGTAATCATAGAAATATAAAGACATTGCGTCATGGGTCAGGTGAGATTAAGTCAAAGAATATGAGTCCAGCACGTGGTAGAAATTTAGGTACGATTCTTATATCAGGAAAGGAGTGAGATTGGCCATAAGACAACAAGgctaagttttaatttttttgacaaaattcctgAGGGAAGCCTGGTCATCCCTTTCCTGCCCATGGCTTTGTCTGTGGTGATGAGATGGAGACttgaagctatttttttttccttagtgaaTGTTGAGGTTGATCTTCCAACTAATCCTGGAACTGATAAGCTTAACTTCAGAATTTGTTTGGTATCCAAATCTCTGTACCTCTAATTCTTTACTCTTATCTACAAAAGTAGAAAAGACTTCAGTAAATTTATTTCATACCAAAATTCTCCTTAAGTATTTCTTcagaatacattttgtttttgtggggtttttttttgttgttgttagcttTGCTCACcgagtttgggatttttttttttcttggatgtgtgaatttaaaaaaattataaacccaAGTGTGCTAAGCAGTCATGTGAAGGTTGATGGTTTCTTTACTTTCCTATTACTCTTTGTAATCtactgaattatttaaaaaaatttttttaatatttatttttatttatttggctgcatcgggtcttagttgtggcacacgggctctttggttgtggtgcgcgggcttagtttgccccgtggcatgtgggatcttagttcccggatcaggggtcgaacctgcatcccctgcattggaaggcggattcttaactggaccaccggggaagtcccaatctACTGATTTATAAATCTAAAACATTTAACCTTAACTTTAGTGGAATTTCACAGTTGttagaaatgtttttctattACAGTAGCTTGGGAAAGTTCTTGGGAGACAACGCTGAACAAAATGCCcaagctttaaaagaaaactcaggTTATATACGTTTATTAATACATACATTGTTAATAATCCtgcctttttattctattaatgatTTGACAAACTATTTTAAGGGCCTTCAAACATCATCATTTCACTCAGTAATGCTTTTATTTCCAGGAAGTTTTTCCAGAGGCAACAATCAGAGGTAGTCAAAGATTGCAAAGATAGTTAGTGCAGTgctgtttataaataaataatatttaataataaataaatctagaaacaacctaaacataGAAGGACATGGAACTGGTGGTGTAAATTATcctattatacatttatttaaaaaattacttgagGTGCTTTGACATACGAaccattttctttacttttctcagtttttttaaaatcatattttgtaTACTCTGAAAGGGGGAGCTCAGCAGGTAAAGCTCCATCAGTTGAATTTAATGCCTCTCTTTATCCAGGCAGATAACGTCTGTGATTTCTGTTAAATGCTTCTGTTTGCAGTGCTCCTATCTGTTTATCCCAGGATCTCGTAAATGAGTATTGGCCTTATGGAAACATAAAGGTGTAGCATATTTCATGCTTTGTGAAACTATGCGCCCCCCACGTAACTCCAAAACATGAATAAATCGACTTCCTGATTTAAACATTTAGCTCTAACCTGTTTTATACCCGAGGATTAAAACTATAATTTGTGTTTCATAAAAACTTTTATTAAGGTGCTAGCCAAAATCTGTTATTTCAGTGATTTCTTTATTACCTAAGGAGCTATGGTGGGGAAAAAGAGACTACTTTAAATTTTCTACCAGCATACAAATCCTATAGCACTTATTTTGGGATCAGAATCTCTTGTGTGCATGTGCCTGCGTGCTGCTGACATAAACATTGCAGCCTTTCTTCTTGCCCCTGGTAAAAGCTGGTTTCAGGATGCATGGCTGGAAATCAGGAGCACTGTTAGCAAAGATACTGATCCTTTCAGTTCTTCTATCGTTCCTATTCTCCTCATTGTATTTAGGTCACTGAAGTATGTTTGAATACAGAGAAAAGAttgcaaaatagaaaaatgagatcTACTCTTAATTTACAAATTTCTAGGTTACAGAATGTCAATTTTTTCCTcatggatattttatttcttcagaacAGAACCATGATACCTGGTTGGCATTAAATACCAAGATTAGAAAGTCAGTTCAAGCGAATGTATATCTATATGAGGTATTTGCAGTCCTAGCTTGAATATGTGGGCCTTTCTTAAGCACTTCAGTATAAtcaaaacagtaataaaattttagttttttgcaaAAATCCTTGGATTTGAAAGCTttcgtgggttttttttttttaatattgacaaatgtcgtgaatttttaaatttatttatttttgctctgttgggtcttagtttctgtgcgagggctttctccagttgcggcaagcgggggccactcttcgtagCGGTGCACGGGTCTTTCACTATCGCggcctgtcttgttgcggagcacaggctccagacgcgcaggctcagtagttgtggctcacgggcccagttgctccgcggcatgtgggatcctcccagaccagggctcgaacccgtgtcccctgcattggcaggcagattctcaaccactgcgccaccagggaagcccctcatgggttgtttttaatgattttttaaaagtgtacaattcaatagttttagtatatttacagctctgtgcaaccatcaccataatcataACCCTTAGAGCATTTTTATTACCCTCAAAATAAACACATTCCAAtcagcagtcactcctcattcccTTCCCTCGCGCCCCTTCTCAGCCCTAGAGAACCACCCATCTgctttctatagatttgcctattctggacatttcatgtaaatagtATCCcataatatgtagtcttttgtgactggcttcttttacttatatattcttttacttttgcttatactattcttttatttatattttaagtcataacgttgtatccatgttgtagcatgcatcaatACTCCATTCGTTTCTCTTGCTGAAAAATATATTCCGTTGTATGGGTACACAACATTTTGTTATCTGTTTACCAgttagtggacatttgggttgcttccactttgcggctgttatgaataatgcttctattaCAAATCATGTACATCTTTTTTTCTCGGTGGCCCGTAGGGCAGACCGAACCATGTACATTGGTGTACAAATTTTTGgatgtattcctttcattttagtAGATACCTAAGTGGAGAATTGCTGTGTCGTACAGGAACTCTGTTCAACATTTTTAGGTACTTTCAATAGAATACCACTTTAACTCTGAAGAAtcaacagcttttctttttttcaactttgAAATGGAGTGTGTTTGAGAAAGGCAGTGAAAATGGGAAAGAGAAACGCTAGGGCCCTAAATCTTCATTGATCTTTAGCTTATGTGCTGTGCCTGCTTAATCTGTCTGGAAATCATTCTTCATGGAAACAATAGGGgacttttctgaaaatgaaaagggCATTATTTCTAATTATGTTGGGACAACAGGCATAAATTGGGACCGTCCTAGGTAAATTAGGACCAGTAGTCACTCTGTCaaccaaaaagaaggaaaggctATTGTCAGATTTAGCCTCCTTCTCTATTATGGTGAGTGAGGGCAGAGGCATCTcagatgggggggggggcagttttAGCAGCCCATTCTGCCCATTTCCTCAAATGAAAAAGTATGTTTGAAAAGAGGGTGATTCTTTAGCTAATATCTTAATCACCCCTGTCCATAGTTGTAGGttctttaaatgtaaaaagaaagcaATTGAAATTAATCAAGTGATGACTTGTTAATTTTCTAACATTTACTTGagtgaaacattttatttcttccagggAACAACAAATCATTTCAAGTTCAAGACAGCTTAGACTAAGAAACTTTCAACTGTGCTGAAAAACTTAGGAGGTGGAcacattttccttccctctcattTAAAcggttttaaagaagaaataaaatggcagaGGTTTAAAGTTAATATTTCAGGATGAATGATGATAATTCAGATGACAAGACAGAAGATGAACTGCAGTCCTTATTTATCAgtgataaaaatggaaacacatatGCATACAACCAAAAATCACCATGTACCCAAAACTCTTCAACCAATAATGTGAGTTGGAATTCTGCCAACCCAGATGACATGGTGGTTGATTATGAAACCAACTCTGCTGTGGCCTTtggtgaaaatatttctttaaaccCTCAGTGTGTTGAAGTACTTGAACACCAAAAGTCTTCAAGTGATTTTGTTAGTAAGGAGATGTTAGATATGCACAAGGATTCCACATGTCTGTCTTTTGCACATGTTGTAAATACAGAGGAACCCAAAGATTTGCGTAACAGTTGTCATTCCCTAGAATCATTTCAGGACCAGAGCGTTGAGACATCTCTGCCTTTCGTGTGGAATCCTAACGATGATGATTTGAACTGTACAGGAAACCCTACTGCCTTGGCGCTAAACCAGACATTTGACATGAAAGTGGATAATGTTAACTGTACCTTCATAACACATGACACCACTGGAAAGAGTCAGTCTTTGCCTACCACTGCAAGCCTGCAGCCAACCAGCATGAGAAGTAGAAATACATCTTCATCCTGTTGCATTCCTCCATCTTCCCATTCTGATAAGATATATGTGAGAGAAATGAGTTATGATAGAGACAGCTTCGAAAACCCTCAAGCTACAGCATCACAGGCCCAAGACACAACTTACACAGCATTTTCTGACATGGTGATGCAAACTGATGTGGTTCTTCCAGATACTGAAAATCACTGTCACTGTTCTTCGGGAAAGGTCACCAGTGAGTACCCAGATGGGGCACAGCAAAGACTAGGCGGAGAAAAGGAGATACAAGCTCTAACACCAGTTTCTGATGGCATGGATGTTCCCAGTGGGTCTGTATTACAAGAGTTCTTTTGTTCATCTAAAGATGAACCAAATAGTGAGAGACATTCACAGAGCTCATATGGGCAAAAGGAAATGGGCCAAAATGTAAGAGAAACAGTGTCCACTTGTCTTATAGATGATGAATGCCCTTTACTGGTGCCAGCTTTTGATAAAAGCAAAACCCAAGTGCTGGACCCAGAACATCAAGTCACTGTGGCTAAAGACACACCAGTTGCCTCTAATGAAAAGGATTTGGGAACCCGAAATCATACCATAGAATTGATACCGAATAGCCTGCCGGGACAGAAGGTGGCTTCATCATTTGAACTGACTTGGGATGCAGATGATATGGTCATTAGTACAAATAACATAGTTTGCATGTCCACGCCAGTCCTAGAACCCGCAAACGCAACCTTTTCTCTCTCACCTATTGAAGCGACGGAGAAATGGAGTAAAGTGCAGAAGAGTAATCGAGAGCTTAGACGTTTACCAAACTTGAAGGGGGCACCGATGAACATGTCTAAACCTAATCTAGGAAAATCAACCACCAAAACGAATAGCCCCCTAGGCAGCAAAGttagaaaaactgaaattataagTTACCCAAGACCAAACTTCAAGAATGTCAAAGCAAAAGTTGTATCCAGACCAGTGCTACCGTCCAAGGACCCTGCTCTATCAAAGGCTGCACCCCGACCTCAGTTAACTGGGGCCTCATCACCCTCATCAGTGTCTTCCTCAAGACCGTCGACAGCTTTGAGAAAAACACCAACGTCTGACTTGAATGCGGACACAAAAGCAGAAATCCTAAATAACAAGACACATAAGCAGCAATTTAATAAACTCATTACGAGCCAGGCTGTGCATGTTACAACTCATTCTAAAAATGCTTCACACAAAGTTGTAAGAACATCTGCCGTGAAATCGAATCAGGAAGATGTGGACAAAGCAAGTTCTTCCAATTCAGCATGTGAGACTGGGTCCGTGGCTGCCGTTTTTCAGAAGATCAAAGGTGAACTCCCTATTAAAATGGAAAGCACAGAATGTTTGCAAATGTCCTATACTTCCAACATTGATAGGATTAGCCCTGAAAACAagggtgaaaaagaaaatgggacaCCGATGGCAAAACAAGagctaaaaaaggaaattatgaatGAGACCTTTGACTATGGTTCTCTGTTTTTGGTAAGTGAAATTTTTGCCCGCTTCAGGAAATGGTGGTGGAAACAGAGAGATGTATTAGCAATTGCTTATCCACTAATAGTCAATAATATTGCTGAACTAGGTGTGCAGATTTGCTTTCAGGTATTGCTATGTTATTCAGTAATTCTGTGTCTTGTCAGTACATTTTAGAATGTTAATTGGTTACCTGcctattgaaaaaaaaacc
This genomic stretch from Tursiops truncatus isolate mTurTru1 chromosome 21, mTurTru1.mat.Y, whole genome shotgun sequence harbors:
- the MTUS1 gene encoding LOW QUALITY PROTEIN: microtubule-associated tumor suppressor 1 (The sequence of the model RefSeq protein was modified relative to this genomic sequence to represent the inferred CDS: inserted 2 bases in 1 codon), with amino-acid sequence MNDDNSDDKTEDELQSLFISDKNGNTYAYNQKSPCTQNSSTNNVSWNSANPDDMVVDYETNSAVAFGENISLNPQCVEVLEHQKSSSDFVSKEMLDMHKDSTCLSFAHVVNTEEPKDLRNSCHSLESFQDQSVETSLPFVWNPNDDDLNCTGNPTALALNQTFDMKVDNVNCTFITHDTTGKSQSLPTTASLQPTSMRSRNTSSSCCIPPSSHSDKIYVREMSYDRDSFENPQATASQAQDTTYTAFSDMVMQTDVVLPDTENHCHCSSGKVTSEYPDGAQQRLGGEKEIQALTPVSDGMDVPSGSVLQEFFCSSKDEPNSERHSQSSYGQKEMGQNVRETVSTCLIDDECPLLVPAFDKSKTQVLDPEHQVTVAKDTPVASNEKDLGTRNHTIELIPNSLPGQKVASSFELTWDADDMVISTNNIVCMSTPVLEPANATFSLSPIEATEKWSKVQKSNRELRRLPNLKGAPMNMSKPNLGKSTTKTNSPLGSKVRKTEIISYPRPNFKNVKAKVVSRPVLPSKDPALSKAAPRPQLTGASSPSSVSSSRPSTALRKTPTSDLNADTKAEILNNKTHKQQFNKLITSQAVHVTTHSKNASHKVVRTSAVKSNQEDVDKASSSNSACETGSVAAVFQKIKGELPIKMESTECLQMSYTSNIDRISPENKGEKENGTPMAKQELKKEIMNETFDYGSLFLGSASKTATISGRSLAKSNCSILRKTPGPKAKVGPSASCLRRNSDSRNLNSDRAVSPQRIRRVSSSGKPASLKTAQPSWVNSPRPLPKSKASLKSSALRRTGSTSSVASTHTDLSTYSNNSGNNAVIKYEEKPPKPAFQNGSSGSLYLKPLVPRAHVHLLKTPPKGPSRKGLYTALNAVEKGRQKSPRSLCIQTQTSPDVLSSEKTLELAQYKTKCENQSGFILQLKQLLSRGNTKFEALTVVIQHLLSEREEALKQHKTLSQELVNLRGELVTASTTCEKLEKARNELQIAYEGFVQKLNQQHQTDLTELENRLKEFYTGECEKLQNIYIEEAEKYKTQLQEQFDNLSAAHETSKLEIEASHSEKIDLLKKAYEASLSEIKKSHEMEKKSLEDLLYEKQESLEKQISGLKSENDTLNEKLKSEEQKRISREKANLKNPQIMYLEQELESLKAVLDIKNEKLHQQDIKLMKMEKLVDNNTALVDKLKRFQQENEELKARMDKHMAISRQLSTEQAVLQESLEKESKVNKRLSMENEELLWKLHNGDLCSPKRSPTSPAIPFQSPRNSGSFPSPSISXPDDLPGSWRQTAFLQY